One genomic segment of Mesoterricola silvestris includes these proteins:
- a CDS encoding glycoside hydrolase family 36 protein, whose amino-acid sequence MRIPAFGPSLLVLACAAAWAAPLKLATPRAEFQVLASGRVLAARLQGGRRLTLDLPGARDGAPVLDLRRAKAGPRRAEVPFLDRGPLVRTLVLEVRPETPEALFASIRVTNPQDRPLPLGEVRVLGVNLAPGRLNSFQGASVGWGEDEVLEPRPGARPNRMGAMNPDGLGGGIPVTAFWNAATCASLGALSTAACALPVDVAADGAVEASLTFPARTLAPRETWTSPRGYLSVHGGDFYEPLRLWSTLMGAQGWRPRVPPASAFEATWCSWGYGFDITPARMLGVLPKLKDLGLAWATLDDRWFDAYGDWKPRPDTFPGDALKAMVDRFHAAGVKVQLWWLPIGAEIANGKGESHRYRQSDVVRDHPEWLVLDPSGRPATMVRSLAVLDPALPDVRAYFRDMAVRFIRDYGFDGFKMDNIFAIPPCHNPLHRHASPDESTRAVAGLYREILEATHALKPEAVIQICPCGTLPSADWLPWMDQGVTADPVGAAQVRRRIKILKALLGPGAAVSGDHVELSAMTREGHPDWFETGEDFASTLGAGGVVSTKFVWPPTGAVPASGPVDLTPAREEVWRKWLALYDRKRLSSGTFLNLYTLGVDAPEGYAVAKDGILHYAFYAPGPWKGDVELRGLQPGTYRVRDYAEGRDLGPVTVPAGRAPRLPVAFTDHLLLEVAP is encoded by the coding sequence ATGCGCATCCCGGCCTTCGGGCCCAGCCTCCTGGTCCTGGCCTGCGCCGCGGCCTGGGCCGCGCCCCTCAAGCTGGCCACCCCCCGCGCGGAATTCCAGGTGCTGGCCTCGGGCCGGGTCCTGGCGGCGCGGCTCCAGGGGGGCCGCCGCCTCACCCTGGACCTGCCCGGCGCCCGGGACGGGGCTCCGGTGCTGGATCTGCGCCGGGCCAAGGCCGGCCCCCGCCGGGCCGAGGTGCCCTTCCTGGACCGGGGCCCCCTGGTGCGCACCCTGGTGCTGGAGGTGCGCCCGGAGACCCCCGAGGCCCTCTTCGCCTCCATCCGCGTCACCAACCCCCAGGACCGGCCCCTGCCCCTGGGCGAGGTGCGGGTCCTCGGCGTGAACCTGGCCCCGGGCCGCCTGAACAGCTTCCAGGGGGCCAGCGTGGGCTGGGGCGAGGACGAGGTGCTGGAGCCCCGCCCCGGCGCCCGTCCCAACCGCATGGGCGCCATGAACCCCGATGGCCTGGGCGGGGGCATCCCCGTCACCGCCTTCTGGAACGCCGCCACCTGCGCGTCCCTGGGCGCCCTGTCCACCGCGGCCTGCGCCCTGCCCGTGGACGTGGCCGCCGACGGCGCCGTGGAAGCCTCCCTCACCTTCCCCGCGCGGACCCTGGCCCCCCGGGAAACCTGGACCTCCCCGCGCGGGTACCTCTCCGTGCACGGCGGGGACTTCTACGAACCCCTGCGCCTCTGGTCCACCCTCATGGGCGCCCAGGGCTGGCGCCCCCGGGTTCCCCCCGCCTCCGCCTTCGAAGCCACCTGGTGCAGCTGGGGCTACGGCTTCGACATCACCCCCGCGCGGATGCTGGGGGTCCTGCCCAAGCTCAAGGACCTGGGCCTGGCCTGGGCCACCCTCGACGACCGCTGGTTCGACGCCTACGGCGACTGGAAGCCCCGCCCGGACACCTTCCCCGGCGACGCCCTGAAGGCCATGGTGGACCGGTTCCACGCGGCCGGCGTGAAGGTGCAATTGTGGTGGCTGCCCATCGGCGCCGAGATCGCCAACGGCAAGGGCGAGTCCCACCGCTACCGCCAGTCCGACGTGGTGCGCGACCACCCCGAATGGCTCGTGCTGGACCCCTCGGGCCGCCCCGCCACCATGGTGCGGTCCCTGGCCGTCCTGGATCCGGCCCTGCCCGACGTGCGGGCGTATTTCCGGGACATGGCCGTGCGGTTCATCCGCGACTACGGCTTCGACGGCTTCAAGATGGACAACATCTTCGCCATCCCCCCCTGCCACAACCCCCTGCACCGCCACGCCTCCCCGGACGAATCAACCCGGGCCGTTGCCGGCCTCTACCGCGAGATCCTGGAGGCCACCCACGCCCTGAAGCCGGAGGCCGTGATCCAGATCTGCCCCTGCGGCACCCTGCCCTCCGCGGACTGGCTCCCGTGGATGGACCAGGGCGTCACCGCCGACCCCGTGGGCGCCGCGCAGGTGCGCCGGCGCATCAAGATCCTCAAGGCCCTCCTGGGGCCCGGGGCCGCCGTGTCCGGCGACCACGTGGAGCTCAGCGCCATGACCCGGGAAGGGCACCCCGACTGGTTCGAGACCGGGGAGGACTTCGCGTCCACCCTGGGCGCCGGGGGCGTGGTCAGCACCAAGTTCGTGTGGCCCCCCACGGGCGCCGTGCCCGCCTCGGGCCCCGTGGACCTCACCCCCGCCCGGGAGGAGGTGTGGCGGAAATGGCTCGCCCTCTACGACCGCAAGCGCCTTTCCAGCGGAACCTTCCTGAACCTCTACACCCTGGGCGTGGACGCGCCCGAAGGCTACGCCGTGGCCAAGGACGGCATCCTGCACTACGCCTTCTACGCTCCGGGGCCCTGGAAGGGGGACGTGGAGCTTCGCGGCCTGCAGCCCGGCACCTACCGGGTGCGGGACTACGCCGAAGGGCGGGACCTGGGCCCCGTCACCGTCCCGGCCGGAAGGGCGCCCCGCCTTCCCGTCGCCTTCACCGATCACCTTCTCCTCGAGGTCGCCCCTTGA
- a CDS encoding class II D-tagatose-bisphosphate aldolase, non-catalytic subunit: MPDLLSLRRDRREGRVRGVYAVCSAHPMVLRAALDQGAADGAPVLIEATCNQVDQFGGYTGMTPAAFAAFVGDLARDTGFDPGRIILGGDHLGPNPWRAEPAEAALAKAGDLVEAYVAAGFQKIHLDASMACAGDPADLPGETVARRAAALCLRAEAAFARRGGGPAPVYVIGTEVPPPGGAQDGEPGVRPTSAGDVAETLDITRAAFGRLGLASAWDRVIALVVQPGVEFSQAEIHAYRREAAAPLVAAIASRAPWMYEAHSTDYQTPEALRQLVEDRFAILKVGPWLTYAFREALFSLEAIALELHGLDPARLRPRLAEVLEAVMLRNPIHWKNHYHGRESELAFARRFSLSDRSRYYWTDPEVVAEVERLFELTAGPLPLGLLSQYRPLAYEAVREGLLPPSGRAVAVHAVRRVLGHYAAACRAESQGSPC; the protein is encoded by the coding sequence ATGCCTGATCTCCTGAGCCTGAGGCGGGACCGCCGGGAAGGCCGCGTGCGCGGCGTGTACGCGGTGTGCTCCGCCCATCCCATGGTCCTGCGCGCCGCCCTGGACCAGGGCGCGGCGGACGGGGCCCCCGTGCTCATCGAGGCCACCTGCAACCAGGTGGACCAGTTCGGCGGGTACACCGGCATGACCCCCGCGGCCTTCGCCGCCTTCGTGGGGGACCTGGCCCGGGATACCGGCTTCGACCCCGGGCGGATCATCCTGGGCGGCGACCACCTGGGCCCCAATCCCTGGCGGGCCGAACCCGCGGAGGCCGCCCTGGCCAAGGCCGGCGACCTGGTGGAAGCCTACGTGGCCGCCGGGTTCCAGAAGATCCACCTGGACGCCAGCATGGCCTGCGCCGGCGACCCCGCCGACCTTCCCGGCGAAACCGTGGCCCGGCGCGCCGCGGCCCTCTGCCTCCGGGCCGAGGCGGCCTTCGCCCGGCGCGGAGGAGGCCCGGCCCCGGTGTACGTCATCGGCACCGAAGTGCCGCCTCCGGGCGGCGCCCAGGACGGCGAACCCGGCGTGCGCCCCACCTCCGCCGGGGACGTGGCGGAGACCCTCGACATCACCCGGGCCGCCTTCGGGCGCCTGGGCCTGGCCTCCGCCTGGGACCGGGTCATCGCCCTGGTGGTCCAGCCCGGCGTGGAATTCAGCCAGGCCGAGATCCACGCCTACCGCCGGGAGGCCGCCGCGCCCCTGGTGGCGGCCATCGCGTCCCGGGCGCCCTGGATGTACGAGGCCCACTCCACCGACTACCAGACCCCCGAAGCCCTGCGCCAGCTGGTGGAGGACCGCTTCGCCATCCTGAAGGTGGGCCCCTGGCTCACCTACGCCTTCCGGGAGGCCCTCTTCTCCCTGGAGGCCATCGCCCTGGAACTCCACGGCCTCGACCCCGCGCGCCTCCGGCCCCGCCTGGCCGAGGTGCTGGAGGCGGTCATGCTCCGCAATCCCATCCACTGGAAGAACCACTACCACGGCCGGGAGAGCGAACTGGCCTTCGCCCGGCGCTTCAGCCTCAGCGACCGCTCCCGCTACTACTGGACCGATCCCGAGGTGGTGGCGGAAGTGGAGCGGCTGTTCGAACTCACCGCGGGCCCCCTGCCCCTGGGCCTCCTCAGCCAGTACCGCCCCCTGGCCTACGAGGCCGTGCGGGAAGGGCTCCTGCCGCCCTCGGGCCGGGCCGTGGCCGTCCATGCCGTGCGCCGGGTGCTGGGGCATTACGCCGCCGCCTGCCGCGCCGAATCCCAAGGATCCCCATGCTGA
- a CDS encoding SIS domain-containing protein, with protein sequence MSAVFSEFDTAALATLGAVHTIPEILGQPALWRGIWTALRGERHNLLPFLAPAALGPDREIVLTGAGSSAYIGELLQGRYALRTGRPVRAVATTDIVTNPEEAFPRDVPTLLISFARSGNSPESVAAVDCADARLGDLRHLVITCNPEGELARHPTPNPRAVFVLPPESDDQGLAMTGSFTGMALAGLLLADLECLDAAKARVERLAAAAAEILATQGDRFRELGSLPFTRAIFLGAGALKAAARESHLKLQELSNGSVICAYDSFLGFRHGPKAAINESTLLVFLFSGRAGLRAYEEDLVGEIRGGVQGLFHLGVGEGLRAPSPMEATIPLPGPMDDEERAICAVLAAQILGVHKAIALGLRPDSPSPAGSISRVVRGVTIYPAPERTRP encoded by the coding sequence ATGAGCGCAGTTTTTTCCGAATTCGACACGGCGGCCCTGGCCACGCTGGGCGCCGTCCACACCATCCCCGAGATCCTCGGGCAGCCCGCCCTCTGGCGCGGGATCTGGACCGCCCTCCGGGGGGAGCGGCACAACCTGCTCCCCTTCCTGGCCCCGGCCGCCCTGGGCCCGGACCGGGAGATCGTCCTCACCGGGGCCGGGTCCTCCGCGTACATCGGCGAGCTGCTCCAGGGGCGCTACGCCCTGCGCACCGGCCGCCCCGTGCGCGCCGTGGCCACCACCGACATCGTCACCAACCCCGAGGAGGCCTTCCCCCGGGACGTGCCCACCCTGCTCATCTCCTTCGCCCGTTCCGGCAACAGCCCCGAGAGCGTGGCCGCCGTGGATTGCGCGGACGCGCGCCTGGGGGACCTGAGGCACCTCGTCATCACCTGCAACCCCGAGGGGGAGCTGGCCCGGCATCCCACCCCCAATCCCCGGGCGGTCTTCGTCCTGCCCCCGGAATCCGACGACCAGGGCCTGGCCATGACCGGGAGCTTCACGGGCATGGCCCTGGCGGGCCTGCTCCTGGCGGACCTGGAGTGCCTGGACGCCGCCAAGGCCCGGGTGGAGCGCCTCGCGGCCGCCGCCGCGGAGATCCTGGCCACCCAGGGCGACCGGTTCCGGGAACTGGGCTCCCTGCCCTTCACCCGGGCGATCTTCCTGGGCGCCGGCGCCCTGAAGGCCGCGGCCCGGGAAAGCCACCTCAAGCTGCAGGAGCTGAGCAACGGTTCGGTGATCTGCGCCTACGACTCCTTCCTGGGGTTCCGCCACGGACCCAAGGCTGCCATAAATGAGTCGACCCTCCTCGTGTTCCTCTTTTCGGGGCGGGCCGGCCTCAGGGCCTACGAGGAGGATCTGGTGGGCGAGATCCGGGGCGGCGTCCAGGGGCTGTTCCACCTGGGCGTGGGCGAGGGCCTCCGCGCCCCTTCTCCCATGGAGGCCACCATCCCCCTTCCGGGCCCCATGGACGACGAGGAGCGGGCCATCTGCGCCGTCCTGGCCGCCCAGATCCTGGGCGTCCACAAGGCCATCGCGCTGGGGCTGCGCCCCGATTCGCCCTCCCCGGCCGGGAGCATCTCCCGGGTGGTGCGGGGCGTGACGATCTACCCCGCCCCGGAAAGGACCCGCCCATGA
- a CDS encoding carbohydrate kinase family protein, with protein MTRTTDVLVVGELNVDLILNGLARMPEVGKEVLAEAMTLTLGSSSAIFASNLSTLGARVAFLGLVGEDLFGDLAVERLRAKGVDTGPILRTPSHATGATVVLNRGEDRAMATHMGAMAHLTLADASKERLATAGHLHFASAFLQPGMFPDIAALFRRAKACGLTTSFDPQWDPAEAWDLDLPAILPSVDVFLPNEQEILHLTRRATVPEALDALRPHARTIVVKQGCAGATAATGEGTFFQPSFLNDRVVDAIGAGDSFDAGFISRFIAGEPVEACLRFGCLMGAVNTTAAGGTGAFQDLAAVMAIARERFHA; from the coding sequence ATGACCCGGACCACGGACGTGCTCGTCGTGGGCGAGCTGAACGTCGACCTGATCCTCAACGGCCTGGCCCGCATGCCGGAGGTCGGCAAGGAGGTCCTGGCCGAGGCCATGACGCTGACCCTGGGCAGCTCCTCCGCCATCTTCGCCAGCAACCTCAGCACCCTGGGCGCGCGGGTGGCCTTCCTGGGCCTGGTGGGCGAGGACCTCTTCGGGGACCTGGCCGTGGAGCGCCTGCGGGCCAAGGGCGTGGACACCGGCCCGATCCTGCGCACCCCCTCCCACGCCACCGGCGCCACCGTCGTCCTGAACCGGGGCGAGGACCGGGCCATGGCCACCCACATGGGGGCCATGGCCCACCTCACCCTGGCCGACGCCTCCAAGGAGCGCCTGGCCACCGCCGGGCACCTGCACTTCGCCTCGGCCTTCCTGCAGCCCGGGATGTTCCCGGACATCGCGGCGCTTTTCCGCCGGGCCAAGGCCTGCGGGCTGACCACCTCCTTCGATCCCCAGTGGGACCCCGCCGAGGCCTGGGACCTGGACCTGCCGGCCATCCTCCCCTCCGTGGACGTCTTCCTCCCCAACGAGCAGGAGATCCTCCACCTCACCCGCAGGGCCACCGTCCCCGAAGCCCTGGACGCCCTGCGGCCCCATGCCCGCACCATCGTGGTGAAGCAGGGCTGCGCGGGCGCCACGGCGGCCACCGGCGAGGGCACCTTCTTCCAGCCCTCCTTCCTCAACGACCGCGTGGTGGACGCCATCGGCGCCGGGGACAGCTTCGACGCCGGGTTCATCTCCCGGTTCATCGCCGGAGAACCCGTGGAGGCGTGCCTGCGCTTCGGGTGCCTCATGGGCGCCGTGAACACCACCGCCGCCGGAGGCACCGGCGCCTTCCAGGACCTGGCCGCGGTCATGGCCATCGCCAGGGAGCGCTTCCATGCCTAG
- a CDS encoding class II fructose-bisphosphate aldolase: protein MPSLKEKLLEMRDRRSALLATNFYNAETLRGVLEAASDLGQPIILQMTRSSIDYLGLPVALAMGRAGLRHHGVEGWIHLDHALGLDLVADCIDAGFDSVMIDASEQDLDRNIEATRRAVALARATGANVEAELGFVAKLGQEADPAGLTDPVQAARFVEATGVDALAVSIGTAHGFYKAEPRLDLERLEAIRRLTSVPLVLHGGSGVGEASIRAVVARGICKVNVATETKDAFVRGIKRELLASSGIDIRAIFPPAIRDVKELIAQKLRMLMTEGGHA, encoded by the coding sequence ATGCCTAGCCTCAAGGAGAAACTCCTGGAGATGAGGGACCGCAGGTCGGCCCTCCTCGCCACCAACTTCTACAACGCCGAGACCCTGCGAGGGGTGCTGGAAGCCGCGTCCGATCTGGGGCAGCCCATCATCCTCCAGATGACCCGGAGCTCCATCGACTACCTGGGCCTGCCCGTGGCCCTGGCCATGGGCCGGGCCGGGCTGCGCCACCACGGCGTGGAGGGCTGGATCCACCTGGACCATGCCCTCGGCCTGGACCTGGTGGCGGACTGCATCGACGCCGGCTTCGATTCCGTGATGATCGACGCCAGTGAGCAGGACCTGGACCGGAACATCGAGGCCACCCGCCGGGCCGTGGCCCTGGCCCGGGCCACCGGGGCCAACGTGGAGGCCGAACTGGGCTTCGTGGCCAAGCTGGGCCAGGAGGCCGATCCCGCCGGCCTCACCGATCCCGTCCAGGCCGCGCGCTTCGTGGAGGCCACCGGCGTGGACGCCCTGGCCGTCTCCATCGGCACCGCCCACGGCTTCTACAAGGCCGAACCCCGCCTGGACCTGGAGCGGCTGGAGGCGATCCGCAGGCTCACGAGCGTCCCCCTGGTGCTCCACGGCGGCTCCGGCGTGGGCGAGGCCTCCATCCGGGCCGTGGTGGCCCGGGGCATCTGCAAGGTCAACGTGGCCACCGAGACCAAGGACGCCTTCGTGCGCGGCATCAAGCGCGAGCTGCTGGCCTCCAGCGGCATCGATATCCGCGCCATCTTCCCCCCCGCCATCCGCGACGTGAAGGAACTCATCGCCCAGAAGCTGCGGATGCTCATGACGGAAGGCGGCCATGCCTGA
- a CDS encoding outer membrane beta-barrel protein, translating to MKTLPTLLSCALALAAAAPAVAGDSRYQVSGGLVVNQGNTVDLTGKTTGGYTLELGARFNPPGFGPEIRVYAGYAHMPSATGTDERPTFELSGTRLGADLVFRPWEGVPLSLHTGPSVNVWKGTQRGGDPSLYPADNHLKAGWRLGLGYDVTKDWSATLFYTFTEWRSNPNIDLATTNPSRPAYFSLMATYRF from the coding sequence ATGAAAACCCTCCCCACGCTCCTCTCCTGCGCCCTCGCCCTGGCCGCGGCCGCCCCCGCCGTGGCCGGCGATTCCCGGTACCAGGTTTCCGGCGGACTCGTCGTGAACCAGGGCAACACCGTCGACCTCACTGGGAAGACCACCGGCGGCTACACCCTCGAACTGGGGGCTCGCTTCAACCCCCCGGGCTTCGGGCCCGAGATCCGGGTGTACGCCGGCTACGCCCACATGCCCTCCGCCACCGGCACCGATGAGCGGCCCACCTTCGAACTGAGCGGCACCCGCCTGGGCGCGGACCTGGTCTTCCGCCCCTGGGAGGGCGTCCCCCTGAGCCTCCACACCGGGCCCTCCGTCAACGTGTGGAAGGGCACCCAGCGGGGGGGAGATCCCAGCCTCTACCCCGCAGACAACCACCTGAAGGCCGGATGGCGCCTGGGCCTGGGCTACGACGTCACGAAGGACTGGTCCGCCACCCTGTTCTACACGTTCACCGAGTGGCGGTCCAATCCCAACATCGACCTCGCCACGACCAATCCGAGCCGTCCCGCGTACTTCAGCCTCATGGCCACCTACCGGTTCTGA
- a CDS encoding DMT family transporter: MLKQPWFLFTLITVLAWGLWGALIDVPAAAGFPATLGYIVWAITMIPPCMVALARVGWQVETDRRSVLYGCLAGFLGAGGQLVLFLVLRIAPAYLVFPFIALSPLVTILLALAVSRERASARGWAGIALALVAGILLAYTPPGSGAVHGLLWVGPALVVFLAWGLQGFVISHGNKSMRAESIFFYMTLTGLLLIPAAWFMTDFSRPITWGFRGPWMAALIQVLNAVGALLLVYAFRYGRAIIVSPLVNAGGPVVTIILSLILFRTLPLAPHALGMVAAVLATLLMGMEDETPAQA; the protein is encoded by the coding sequence ATGCTGAAGCAGCCCTGGTTCCTGTTCACCCTCATCACCGTCCTGGCCTGGGGCCTCTGGGGGGCCCTCATCGACGTCCCCGCCGCGGCGGGCTTCCCCGCGACCCTGGGCTACATCGTCTGGGCCATCACCATGATCCCCCCCTGCATGGTGGCCCTGGCCCGGGTGGGCTGGCAGGTGGAGACGGACCGCAGGTCGGTGCTCTACGGATGCCTCGCGGGGTTCCTGGGCGCCGGGGGGCAGCTGGTGCTGTTCCTGGTGCTGCGCATCGCCCCCGCGTACCTGGTGTTCCCCTTCATCGCCCTGTCGCCCCTGGTGACCATCCTCCTGGCCCTGGCGGTCTCCCGGGAGCGGGCCTCGGCCCGGGGCTGGGCGGGCATCGCCCTGGCCCTGGTGGCGGGCATCCTGCTGGCCTACACCCCCCCCGGCTCCGGCGCCGTCCACGGCCTCCTGTGGGTGGGCCCGGCCCTGGTGGTGTTCCTGGCCTGGGGCCTGCAGGGCTTCGTCATCTCCCACGGCAACAAGTCCATGCGCGCCGAGAGCATCTTCTTCTACATGACCCTCACGGGCCTGCTGCTGATCCCCGCGGCCTGGTTCATGACCGATTTCAGCCGTCCCATCACCTGGGGCTTCCGCGGCCCTTGGATGGCGGCCCTCATCCAGGTGCTCAACGCCGTGGGCGCCCTGCTCCTGGTGTACGCCTTCCGCTACGGCCGGGCCATCATCGTCTCCCCCCTGGTCAACGCCGGGGGTCCGGTGGTGACCATCATCCTTTCCCTGATCCTGTTCCGCACCCTGCCCCTGGCCCCCCACGCCCTGGGCATGGTCGCGGCCGTCCTGGCCACCCTGCTCATGGGCATGGAGGACGAAACGCCGGCCCAGGCCTGA